In Janthinobacterium sp. J1-1, a single genomic region encodes these proteins:
- a CDS encoding site-2 protease family protein, translating to MSDFNTIVQTVAVYLVPVLFAISLHEASHGYAARYFGDPTAANQGRLSLNPIRHIDPFGTVLLPLLLYFTIQVPFGYAKPVPVDFSRLRNPKKQMAWVAFAGPGSNFVMGFAWMIALVVLSVLPPTEIGAFLRKMAGAGVSVNAAMFVFNMIPVPPLDGGRIMTGILPMSLARPYASIERYGMYVFGALVLLMYLGVLNGVLLAAIKFVIGIFVMLVSPLTAMLT from the coding sequence ATGAGCGATTTCAACACGATAGTCCAAACCGTCGCGGTGTACCTGGTACCCGTTCTTTTTGCCATCTCCCTGCATGAAGCGTCGCACGGCTATGCCGCCCGCTATTTTGGCGACCCGACCGCCGCCAACCAAGGCCGGCTGAGCCTGAACCCGATCCGCCATATCGATCCGTTCGGCACGGTGCTCCTGCCGCTGCTGTTGTATTTCACGATACAAGTGCCGTTCGGCTATGCCAAGCCGGTGCCGGTCGATTTCAGCCGCCTGCGCAACCCGAAGAAACAGATGGCCTGGGTGGCGTTTGCCGGGCCCGGCTCGAACTTCGTGATGGGCTTTGCCTGGATGATCGCCCTTGTCGTGCTGAGCGTGCTGCCGCCGACCGAGATCGGGGCGTTCCTGCGCAAGATGGCCGGCGCCGGCGTCAGCGTCAACGCGGCCATGTTCGTGTTTAACATGATCCCCGTGCCGCCGCTCGATGGCGGGCGCATCATGACCGGCATCCTGCCGATGTCGCTGGCGCGCCCTTACGCCAGCATCGAGCGCTATGGCATGTATGTGTTCGGCGCGCTGGTGCTGCTGATGTATCTGGGCGTGCTGAACGGCGTGCTGCTGGCCGCGATCAAATTTGTCATCGGCATTTTCGTCATGCTGGTGTCGCCGCTGACCGCCATGCTGACCTGA
- a CDS encoding peptidylprolyl isomerase, whose protein sequence is MKIAKNTVVTVNYKLSDAQDNLIEDGRQPMVYLHGDYENTLPKIEEELDGKEVGYSNTIQIEPDDAFGEYDPALVKVEPRNRLPEPLEVGMQFEGMPESDSPDEEAMIFTVTDIADDKVVLDGNHPLAGIALRFALTVADVREATEEEIAHGHVHGAHGHGHDDEDGDDEGAEGDHFRTHPIH, encoded by the coding sequence ATGAAGATTGCCAAAAATACGGTCGTGACTGTCAACTACAAACTGTCAGACGCGCAAGACAATCTGATCGAAGACGGCCGCCAGCCGATGGTCTATCTGCACGGTGATTATGAAAACACCCTGCCGAAGATCGAAGAAGAGCTCGACGGCAAGGAAGTTGGCTATTCCAACACGATCCAGATCGAACCGGATGATGCTTTCGGTGAATACGACCCGGCGCTGGTCAAGGTCGAGCCACGCAATCGCCTGCCTGAGCCGCTGGAAGTGGGCATGCAGTTCGAAGGCATGCCGGAAAGCGATTCGCCGGACGAAGAAGCGATGATCTTCACCGTCACCGATATCGCCGACGACAAGGTCGTTCTGGATGGCAACCATCCGCTGGCCGGCATCGCGCTGCGCTTTGCGCTGACGGTCGCCGACGTGCGTGAAGCCACCGAAGAAGAAATTGCCCACGGCCACGTGCATGGCGCGCATGGCCACGGTCATGACGATGAAGATGGTGATGACGAAGGTGCTGAAGGCGATCACTTCCGCACCCATCCTATCCACTAA
- the mutS gene encoding DNA mismatch repair protein MutS, with amino-acid sequence MMQQYMGIKDNHPTMLVFYRMGDFYELFFDDAEKAARLLGITLTARGAASGNPIKMCGVPFHSLDGYLAKLVKLGESVAICEQIGDPATSKGPVERKVMRVVTPGTLTDADLLPEKAERPLLALCSITQRKMVTTGLAWLSLASGALKLMEFSGSSETVALRLQQELERIVPAEILSGDAGTLFDDHPTTHVNRVPDWHFDVAGGHKALLDQLGVATLTGFGADGLGAAFGAAGALLRYAQSTQGRGLQHVRSLTTETESEFIGLDAATRRNLELTETIRGQESPTLFSLLDHCRTAMGSRMLRHWLHHARRDQGVARARHQAIAALMHSEAAAPLAATLSQVPDIERITTRIALLSARPRDLAALRDGLQQLPALRERVTHCYGGEPCDGLLADIHNALATPETCLDLLVRAVAPEPAAMVRDGGVFARGFDAELDELRALSENAGQFLVDLETRERARTGIANLRVEYNKVHGFYIEVTHGQTDKVPDDYRRRQTLKNAERYITPELKVFEDKALSAQDKALVREKLLYDILLADLAPHIGTLQTIAQGLAQLDTLNALTEHAQQHNWAAPQLVGEPCINIVEGRHPVVEKQIERFIANDCRFVNERRLLLITGPNMGGKSTFMRQVALITLLAYVGSYVPAASATIGPIDRIFTRIGATDDLAGGRSTFMVEMTESAAILNGATEHSLVLMDEVGRGTSTFDGLALAWAIARHLIDTSRSFTLFATHYFELTQLPDSHPSAANVHLSAVEHKDSIVFLHAVQPGPASQSYGLQVAQLAGVPQPVIKAARKHLARLEAQALDATPQRDLFAAPASDPYAEEEETAPPAALSEAQQALLDAIAELDPDALTPRDALEQLYQLKRLAAA; translated from the coding sequence ATGATGCAGCAATATATGGGCATCAAGGACAATCACCCGACGATGTTGGTCTTCTATCGCATGGGCGACTTTTACGAGCTGTTTTTTGACGATGCGGAAAAAGCCGCGCGCTTGCTGGGCATTACGCTGACGGCGCGCGGCGCGGCCAGCGGCAATCCGATCAAGATGTGCGGCGTGCCGTTTCATTCGCTCGACGGCTACCTGGCCAAGCTGGTGAAACTGGGCGAGTCGGTCGCCATTTGCGAGCAGATCGGCGATCCGGCCACCAGCAAGGGGCCGGTCGAGCGCAAGGTGATGCGCGTGGTCACGCCGGGTACCCTCACGGACGCCGACTTGCTGCCGGAAAAGGCCGAGCGGCCGCTGCTGGCCCTGTGCAGCATCACGCAGCGCAAGATGGTGACCACCGGCCTGGCCTGGTTGTCGCTGGCCAGCGGCGCGCTCAAATTGATGGAGTTTTCGGGCAGCAGCGAAACTGTTGCCTTGCGGCTGCAGCAGGAGCTGGAACGCATCGTGCCGGCCGAGATCCTCAGCGGCGACGCCGGCACGCTGTTTGACGACCATCCGACCACCCACGTCAACCGCGTGCCGGACTGGCATTTCGACGTGGCCGGCGGACACAAGGCGCTGCTGGACCAGCTCGGCGTGGCGACCCTGACCGGCTTTGGCGCCGATGGCCTCGGCGCCGCGTTCGGCGCGGCCGGCGCGCTGCTGCGCTATGCGCAGTCGACCCAGGGCCGTGGCCTGCAACACGTGCGCTCCTTGACGACCGAGACGGAAAGCGAATTCATCGGCCTCGATGCCGCCACGCGGCGCAACCTGGAACTGACGGAAACCATCCGCGGGCAAGAGTCCCCCACCCTGTTTTCGCTGCTCGATCATTGCCGCACCGCCATGGGTTCGCGCATGTTGCGCCACTGGCTGCACCACGCGCGGCGCGATCAGGGCGTGGCGCGCGCGCGTCACCAGGCGATCGCCGCGCTGATGCACAGCGAAGCGGCGGCGCCACTGGCCGCCACCCTGTCGCAAGTACCGGACATTGAACGCATCACCACCCGCATCGCCCTGCTCTCGGCGCGCCCGCGCGACTTGGCCGCCCTGCGCGATGGTTTGCAGCAATTGCCGGCGCTGCGCGAACGCGTCACCCACTGCTATGGCGGCGAGCCGTGCGACGGCCTGTTGGCCGACATCCATAACGCACTGGCCACGCCAGAAACCTGCCTCGACCTGCTGGTGCGCGCGGTGGCGCCGGAGCCGGCCGCGATGGTGCGCGACGGCGGCGTGTTTGCGCGCGGCTTCGATGCGGAGCTCGATGAATTGCGCGCGCTGTCGGAAAACGCCGGGCAGTTCCTGGTCGACCTGGAAACGCGCGAGCGGGCCCGCACGGGAATCGCCAACCTGCGCGTGGAATACAACAAGGTGCATGGCTTTTATATCGAGGTCACGCACGGCCAGACCGACAAGGTGCCGGACGACTACCGCCGCCGCCAGACGCTGAAAAACGCCGAGCGCTATATCACGCCGGAACTGAAGGTGTTCGAGGACAAGGCGCTGTCGGCGCAGGACAAGGCGCTGGTGCGCGAAAAGCTGCTGTACGACATCTTGCTGGCCGACCTGGCGCCGCATATCGGCACCCTGCAAACCATCGCCCAGGGCCTGGCCCAGCTCGATACTTTAAATGCACTGACGGAACATGCGCAGCAGCACAACTGGGCCGCGCCGCAGCTGGTGGGTGAGCCCTGCATCAATATCGTCGAAGGCCGCCACCCGGTGGTGGAAAAGCAGATCGAGCGCTTTATCGCCAACGACTGCCGCTTCGTCAACGAACGCAGGCTGCTGCTGATCACCGGCCCGAACATGGGCGGTAAATCGACCTTCATGCGCCAGGTGGCCCTGATCACCCTGCTCGCCTACGTGGGCAGCTATGTGCCGGCCGCCAGCGCCACCATCGGCCCGATCGACCGCATCTTTACCCGCATCGGCGCGACCGATGACCTGGCAGGCGGACGCTCGACCTTCATGGTGGAAATGACGGAATCGGCGGCCATCCTGAACGGCGCCACCGAGCACTCGCTGGTGCTGATGGATGAAGTCGGCCGCGGCACCTCCACTTTTGATGGCCTGGCGCTGGCGTGGGCCATCGCGCGCCATCTGATCGACACCAGCCGCAGCTTCACCCTGTTCGCGACGCACTATTTTGAACTGACGCAATTGCCCGACAGCCATCCGAGCGCGGCCAACGTGCATCTGTCGGCCGTCGAGCACAAGGACAGCATCGTTTTCCTGCACGCGGTGCAGCCCGGCCCCGCCTCGCAAAGCTACGGCTTGCAGGTGGCCCAGCTGGCCGGCGTGCCGCAGCCGGTGATCAAGGCTGCGCGCAAGCACCTGGCGCGGCTGGAAGCGCAGGCGCTGGACGCCACGCCGCAGCGCGACCTGTTTGCCGCGCCGGCGTCCGATCCATATGCAGAGGAAGAAGAAACGGCGCCACCGGCCGCCCTGAGCGAAGCGCAACAGGCCTTGCTCGACGCGATTGCCGAACTCGATCCCGATGCCCTGACACCGCGCGACGCGCTCGAGCAGCTGTATCAGTTGAAACGGCTGGCCGCCGCATGA
- the htpX gene encoding protease HtpX, protein MKRIVLFIVTNLAVMLVLSLVLSLLGVGNPARGSTLNLGSLMVFSLVVGFTGSIISLLISKPMAKWSTGARVIDNPTSSTELWLVGTVRTLSERAGIGMPDVAIYEGDANAFATGAFKNSALVAVSTGLLESMNRDEVEAVLGHEIAHVANGDMVTLTLIQGVVNTFVVFLARVVGFFVDNMLQKNNNREGGRGIGYFVTVMVCEVLFGLLASIIVAWFSRQREFRADAGSAKLLGSPTPMMHALARLGGVAPGELPQSMQALGINGKGGWGALFATHPPLEERIAALRGVQS, encoded by the coding sequence ATGAAACGTATCGTCCTGTTTATTGTCACCAACTTGGCTGTGATGCTGGTGTTGTCGCTTGTCCTGAGTTTGCTGGGCGTCGGCAATCCCGCGCGCGGCAGCACCCTGAACCTGGGCAGCCTGATGGTGTTCTCGCTGGTGGTCGGTTTCACGGGTTCCATCATTTCCCTGTTGATCAGCAAACCGATGGCCAAGTGGAGCACCGGCGCGCGCGTGATCGACAACCCCACGTCGTCAACCGAGCTGTGGCTGGTCGGTACGGTGCGCACGCTGTCCGAGCGGGCCGGTATCGGCATGCCTGACGTCGCCATCTACGAGGGCGACGCCAATGCGTTTGCCACCGGCGCGTTCAAGAACTCGGCGCTGGTGGCGGTATCCACCGGTTTGCTGGAAAGCATGAACCGCGATGAGGTCGAAGCCGTGCTGGGCCATGAGATCGCCCACGTCGCCAATGGCGACATGGTGACCCTGACCCTGATCCAGGGCGTGGTCAATACCTTCGTGGTGTTCCTGGCACGGGTGGTGGGTTTCTTTGTCGATAATATGCTGCAGAAAAACAATAACCGTGAAGGCGGACGCGGCATCGGTTATTTCGTCACCGTGATGGTGTGCGAGGTGCTGTTCGGCCTGCTGGCCTCGATCATCGTCGCCTGGTTTTCGCGCCAGCGCGAGTTCCGCGCCGACGCCGGTTCGGCCAAGCTGTTGGGCAGCCCGACGCCGATGATGCATGCGCTGGCGCGCCTCGGCGGCGTGGCGCCGGGCGAGCTGCCGCAGTCGATGCAGGCGCTGGGCATCAATGGCAAGGGCGGCTGGGGCGCCCTGTTCGCCACCCATCCGCCGCTGGAGGAACGCATCGCCGCGCTGCGCGGCGTACAATCATGA
- a CDS encoding 3',5'-nucleoside bisphosphate phosphatase, whose protein sequence is MLKVDLHCHSNISDGVLAPAAVAAHARKAGVDVWALTDHDEVSGIAEARAAALQQGMQFVAGVEISITWAGQTVHIVGLQVDENHPGLVNGLNQTRSGRDARGREIARQLDLAGVPGAYEGALKFVGNPDLMSRTHFARYIVETGKCANIPEVFKKYLSEGKPGYVEHRWATLAEAVGWIRGAGGVAVIAHPGRYRFSDMAQGVLFDEFKQLGGVAIEVVTGSHSPDQYPEYARLANDYGFLASRGTDFHAPGESRVDFALLPPLPANVKPIWHDWF, encoded by the coding sequence ATGCTTAAAGTCGACCTGCATTGCCATTCGAACATCTCCGACGGCGTCCTCGCACCGGCCGCCGTGGCCGCGCATGCACGCAAGGCCGGCGTCGACGTTTGGGCGCTGACCGATCACGACGAGGTGTCCGGCATTGCCGAGGCGCGCGCCGCGGCGCTGCAGCAGGGTATGCAGTTTGTTGCTGGCGTGGAAATTTCGATTACCTGGGCCGGCCAGACCGTGCATATCGTCGGGCTGCAGGTCGATGAAAACCATCCCGGCCTGGTCAACGGCCTGAACCAGACACGCTCGGGGCGCGACGCGCGCGGGCGCGAGATCGCCCGCCAGCTGGACCTGGCCGGCGTCCCCGGCGCCTATGAAGGCGCGCTGAAATTCGTCGGCAATCCCGACCTGATGTCGCGCACCCATTTTGCCCGTTACATTGTCGAAACGGGCAAGTGCGCGAATATTCCCGAGGTGTTCAAGAAATACCTGTCCGAAGGCAAGCCCGGTTACGTCGAGCATCGCTGGGCCACCCTGGCCGAGGCGGTCGGCTGGATACGCGGCGCCGGCGGCGTGGCCGTGATTGCCCATCCTGGCCGCTACCGCTTCAGCGACATGGCACAGGGCGTGCTGTTTGATGAATTCAAGCAATTGGGTGGCGTGGCCATCGAAGTGGTGACCGGCAGCCATAGCCCGGACCAGTATCCGGAATATGCGCGGCTGGCCAACGACTACGGCTTTCTGGCCTCGCGCGGCACCGATTTCCATGCGCCGGGCGAGTCGCGCGTGGATTTTGCGCTGCTGCCGCCTCTGCCGGCGAACGTCAAGCCGATCTGGCACGACTGGTTTTAA
- a CDS encoding cupin domain-containing protein, translated as MKKLTLLGDITPAQFLRDYWHKKPLLIRQAVPGFKPLLDFKALAELAKLDHVESRLVSLVDGHWSMQQGPLASLPSLKQKQWSLLVQGANLHSADADALLRQFRFLPDARLDDLMVSFATDGGGVGPHFDSYDVFLLQGQGKRHWRIGAQQDLSLIDGLPLKILSNFTPDEEFTLEPGDMLYLPPHYAHDGVAIGDCQTYSIGFRSPSFQELGEAFLQFMADSIDLPGIYSDPDLKASAKPAEIPREMLSVITEEMNKVRFTEEDVTIFLGEHLSEPKHNVFFTPLAKPLTVGRFTQAAHKKGVVLSRKTLMLYRGKNVFINGESFAIGRADKTALETLANDRALNGAAVALASDDVMEALYTWYQDGWLELA; from the coding sequence ATGAAAAAATTAACTCTCCTCGGCGACATCACGCCGGCGCAATTCCTGCGCGACTACTGGCATAAAAAACCGCTGCTGATCCGCCAGGCCGTGCCTGGCTTCAAGCCCCTGCTGGACTTCAAGGCCCTGGCCGAACTGGCCAAGCTCGACCATGTCGAGTCGCGCCTGGTCAGCCTGGTGGACGGCCACTGGTCCATGCAGCAGGGCCCGCTGGCCAGCCTGCCCTCCCTGAAACAGAAGCAATGGTCCTTGCTGGTGCAAGGCGCCAACCTGCACAGCGCCGATGCCGACGCGCTGCTGCGCCAGTTCCGCTTCCTGCCCGATGCGCGCCTGGACGACCTGATGGTCAGCTTCGCCACCGACGGCGGCGGCGTCGGCCCGCATTTCGATTCCTATGACGTGTTCCTGCTGCAAGGCCAGGGCAAGCGCCACTGGCGCATCGGCGCGCAGCAGGACCTGAGCCTGATCGACGGCCTGCCGTTGAAAATCCTCAGCAACTTCACGCCCGACGAAGAATTCACGCTGGAACCGGGCGACATGCTGTACCTGCCGCCGCACTATGCGCACGACGGCGTGGCCATCGGCGACTGCCAGACCTATTCGATCGGTTTCCGTTCGCCATCGTTCCAGGAATTGGGCGAAGCGTTCCTGCAATTCATGGCCGATTCGATCGACCTGCCCGGCATCTACAGCGACCCCGACCTGAAGGCGTCGGCCAAGCCGGCGGAAATCCCGCGCGAGATGCTCAGCGTGATCACCGAAGAGATGAACAAGGTGCGCTTCACGGAAGAGGACGTCACCATTTTCCTCGGCGAACACCTGTCCGAACCGAAGCACAATGTGTTCTTCACGCCACTGGCCAAGCCGCTGACTGTGGGACGCTTCACACAAGCGGCACACAAGAAGGGTGTTGTGTTGTCACGCAAGACGCTGATGCTGTATCGTGGCAAGAATGTCTTCATCAATGGCGAGTCGTTCGCGATTGGCCGGGCCGATAAAACGGCGCTGGAGACGCTGGCCAATGACCGTGCCCTGAACGGCGCGGCCGTGGCCCTGGCATCCGATGACGTGATGGAAGCGCTGTACACCTGGTATCAGGATGGCTGGCTCGAACTGGCCTGA
- a CDS encoding integrase arm-type DNA-binding domain-containing protein, which yields MRHEATKSKRSWIYRYKSPLDGRMRQTNIGEWPAISLAASTVEWGRLRGARSAGFDLAVDKREVRAQSRQATEAKSDRKAKALLTVRRVEDMYVAGHL from the coding sequence CTGCGACATGAGGCTACAAAGTCGAAGAGATCGTGGATATATCGCTATAAAAGCCCGCTCGATGGACGTATGCGACAGACCAACATTGGCGAATGGCCAGCGATTTCCTTGGCGGCCTCGACGGTCGAGTGGGGGCGCCTGCGTGGTGCCCGCAGCGCCGGCTTCGACTTGGCTGTCGACAAGCGCGAGGTGCGCGCGCAGTCGCGCCAGGCTACGGAGGCGAAGAGCGACCGCAAGGCGAAAGCGCTGCTGACTGTTCGGCGCGTGGAGGATATGTATGTGGCTGGCCACCTGTAG
- a CDS encoding class I SAM-dependent methyltransferase, protein MQATEQHKNAETISGWVRRWAPLLPGGEVLDLACGSGRHARHLVSLGHPVIALDHDPEMLEKAAGPGVTTSLVDLEAPGAAWPFAAGRFAGIVVTNYLHRPLFDAMIASLAPDGLLLYETFAEGNEEFGKPSNPNFLLQEGELLALALQQGLRVVAFEEGRVEQPKAALVQRICAVRPDFPRLAALLPAF, encoded by the coding sequence ATGCAAGCAACTGAACAACACAAGAATGCCGAGACCATCTCCGGCTGGGTGCGGCGCTGGGCGCCGCTGCTGCCGGGCGGCGAAGTGCTGGACCTGGCTTGCGGCAGCGGCCGCCATGCGCGCCACCTGGTCAGCCTCGGCCACCCGGTAATCGCGCTCGACCATGATCCGGAAATGCTGGAAAAAGCGGCCGGACCGGGCGTCACCACCTCGCTGGTGGACCTGGAGGCGCCTGGCGCCGCGTGGCCCTTCGCGGCCGGCCGCTTTGCCGGCATCGTCGTCACCAACTACCTGCACCGTCCGCTGTTTGACGCGATGATCGCCAGCCTGGCGCCCGATGGCCTGCTGCTGTACGAAACCTTTGCCGAAGGCAATGAAGAGTTTGGCAAACCGTCGAACCCCAACTTCCTGCTGCAGGAAGGCGAGCTGCTGGCGTTGGCCTTGCAGCAAGGCTTGCGCGTGGTGGCGTTTGAAGAAGGCCGCGTGGAGCAGCCGAAAGCTGCTTTGGTGCAACGAATTTGCGCCGTACGGCCGGATTTTCCACGGCTGGCGGCTTTGTTGCCAGCGTTTTGA
- the bamC gene encoding outer membrane protein assembly factor BamC, whose translation MTNSKKTSPAPATIALRGLVIGAVAASLAGCGMISSVVGGDKVDYKSVKKASSLDVPPDLTQLQQDNRYSLPDAKNGVATASGYNAQRNAAAGTPAVVGADGVVGVVPITAGSVKVERAGNQRWLVVKQSPEVLWPQVKQFWEDAGFTIALDQPTAGIMETEWNENRAKIPQDIIRKTIGKVFDGLYSSGEKDKYRTRVERLADGSTEIYISHRGVEEVLTGRDKESTTWTARPNDPGLEAQFLARLMTRLGAASDEAQARTAVDAAIVQPQHAKLVGDVATPARAIEVDEGFDRAWRRVGLALDRVGFTVEDRDRTQGTYFVRYVDPDAVKKDGFFSKLFSWGSSDDKDKGAQRYRVLVKAAATGSASTVSILSNEGQPDVSPVAEKILGLLNDQLK comes from the coding sequence ATGACTAATAGCAAGAAAACCTCCCCGGCGCCAGCCACCATTGCCCTGCGTGGCCTCGTCATCGGCGCCGTCGCGGCCAGTCTCGCCGGCTGCGGCATGATCAGTTCGGTAGTCGGCGGCGACAAGGTCGACTACAAGTCGGTCAAGAAAGCCAGTTCCCTGGATGTGCCACCCGACCTGACGCAACTGCAGCAAGACAACCGCTACTCCCTGCCTGACGCGAAGAACGGCGTGGCGACCGCCTCCGGCTACAATGCCCAGCGCAATGCCGCCGCCGGTACGCCGGCCGTGGTTGGCGCCGATGGCGTGGTCGGCGTGGTGCCGATCACGGCCGGCTCTGTCAAGGTCGAGCGCGCGGGCAACCAGCGCTGGCTGGTGGTCAAGCAGTCGCCTGAGGTGCTGTGGCCGCAGGTGAAACAATTCTGGGAAGACGCAGGCTTTACGATCGCCCTCGACCAGCCGACGGCGGGCATCATGGAAACCGAGTGGAATGAAAACCGGGCCAAGATTCCGCAGGATATCATCCGCAAGACGATCGGCAAGGTTTTCGACGGCCTGTATTCGAGCGGCGAGAAAGACAAATACCGCACCCGTGTGGAACGCCTGGCCGACGGCTCGACCGAGATCTACATCAGCCACCGTGGCGTGGAAGAGGTACTGACCGGCCGCGACAAGGAAAGCACCACCTGGACGGCACGTCCCAACGATCCCGGCCTGGAAGCGCAATTCCTGGCTCGCCTGATGACCCGCCTGGGCGCGGCCAGCGACGAAGCGCAAGCCCGTACCGCGGTCGACGCCGCGATTGTGCAACCGCAGCATGCGAAGCTGGTCGGCGATGTCGCCACGCCGGCGCGCGCGATCGAAGTCGACGAAGGTTTTGACCGTGCCTGGCGCCGTGTCGGCCTGGCGCTGGACCGTGTCGGCTTTACCGTCGAAGACCGCGACCGCACGCAGGGCACGTATTTCGTGCGCTACGTCGACCCGGACGCCGTCAAGAAAGACGGCTTCTTCTCGAAGCTGTTCAGCTGGGGCTCGTCGGACGACAAGGACAAGGGCGCGCAGCGCTACCGCGTGCTGGTCAAGGCCGCCGCCACCGGTTCGGCCAGCACCGTCAGCATCCTGTCGAACGAAGGCCAGCCCGACGTCTCGCCAGTGGCCGAGAAGATCCTGGGCTTGCTGAACGATCAGTTGAAGTAA
- the dapA gene encoding 4-hydroxy-tetrahydrodipicolinate synthase, translating into MIKGSIVAIVTPMHADGSLDIPGLRKLIDWHIAEGTDSIVIVGTTGESATVSVEEHCELIKLTVEHANGRIPVIAGAGGNSTAEAIKLTRYAKDAGADAVLQVVPYYNRPTQEGMYQHFKAIAEAVDIPVILYNVPGRTVADMSNETIVRLAAIANIVGVKDATGNLGRGIDLLRLVPADFAVYSGDDPTAMALMLCGGHGNISVTANVAPRAMHELCVAAMAGDRATAIAINNKVFPLHQKLFVEPNPVPVKWALAEMGLMPAGIRLPLVPLADQYHATVRDALRDAGVLS; encoded by the coding sequence ATGATCAAGGGCAGCATTGTAGCAATCGTCACCCCGATGCACGCGGACGGCAGTCTGGACATTCCAGGTCTGCGCAAGCTGATCGACTGGCATATTGCCGAGGGTACAGACAGCATCGTGATCGTCGGCACGACCGGCGAATCGGCAACCGTCAGCGTGGAAGAGCATTGCGAGCTGATCAAGCTGACCGTCGAGCACGCCAATGGACGCATTCCTGTCATCGCCGGCGCTGGCGGCAACTCCACGGCGGAAGCCATCAAGCTGACGCGTTACGCGAAAGATGCGGGTGCCGATGCTGTGTTGCAAGTTGTGCCTTACTACAACCGTCCTACCCAGGAAGGCATGTATCAGCACTTCAAGGCCATCGCCGAAGCCGTCGATATTCCCGTGATCCTGTACAACGTGCCGGGCCGCACCGTGGCCGACATGAGCAACGAGACCATCGTGCGCCTGGCCGCGATCGCCAACATCGTCGGCGTGAAAGATGCAACCGGCAATCTCGGCCGTGGCATCGACCTGCTGCGCCTGGTGCCCGCCGATTTCGCCGTCTACTCGGGCGATGATCCGACCGCCATGGCGCTGATGCTGTGCGGCGGCCACGGCAATATTTCCGTGACGGCCAACGTTGCCCCGCGCGCCATGCACGAGCTGTGCGTTGCCGCCATGGCCGGTGACCGCGCCACGGCGATCGCCATCAATAACAAGGTCTTCCCCCTGCATCAGAAATTGTTTGTCGAACCGAATCCGGTGCCCGTCAAATGGGCGCTGGCGGAAATGGGCCTGATGCCTGCCGGCATACGCTTGCCGCTGGTGCCACTGGCCGATCAGTACCATGCCACCGTGCGCGATGCCTTGCGCGACGCTGGCGTCTTATCCTGA
- a CDS encoding L-threonylcarbamoyladenylate synthase: MSQFFQIHPDNPQLRLIKQAAHIIQSGGVVALPTDSCYALVCQLDDKGAVERLRRIRGIDEKHHLTLLCRDLSELGVYARVDNRQFRLLKAATPGAYTFILEATKEVPRRLSHPSRKTIGLRVPEHRIVQCLLEELGQPLLGTTLTLPGDEDSLTDADTIRERLEKLVDLIVDGGVCAHGPTTVIDLTGAEPEVVRVGRGDPAALGL, translated from the coding sequence ATGAGTCAATTTTTCCAGATTCACCCTGACAATCCGCAATTGCGCCTGATCAAGCAGGCCGCCCACATCATCCAGTCCGGCGGCGTGGTGGCCTTGCCCACCGATTCCTGCTACGCGCTGGTCTGCCAGCTCGACGACAAGGGCGCCGTCGAGCGCCTGCGCCGCATCCGCGGCATCGATGAAAAGCATCATCTGACCCTGCTGTGCCGCGACTTGAGCGAGCTGGGCGTATACGCCCGCGTCGACAACCGCCAGTTCCGCCTGCTCAAGGCGGCCACCCCGGGCGCCTATACCTTTATCCTGGAAGCGACCAAGGAAGTGCCGCGCCGCCTGAGCCACCCGTCGCGCAAGACCATCGGCCTGCGCGTGCCCGAGCACCGCATCGTGCAATGCCTGCTGGAAGAACTGGGCCAGCCGCTGTTGGGTACGACCTTGACCCTGCCGGGAGATGAAGACAGCCTGACCGACGCCGACACCATCCGCGAGCGCCTGGAAAAGCTGGTCGACCTGATCGTCGATGGCGGCGTCTGTGCGCACGGCCCCACCACCGTGATCGACCTGACCGGCGCCGAGCCCGAAGTGGTGCGCGTGGGACGTGGCGACCCGGCCGCGCTGGGCCTGTAG